Proteins found in one Streptococcus anginosus subsp. whileyi MAS624 genomic segment:
- the gshAB gene encoding bifunctional glutamate--cysteine ligase GshA/glutathione synthetase GshB translates to MNINHLFEKLATDAPILQATFGLEREGLRINQNGKLAQTSHPKAFGSRNFHPTIQTDFSEQQLELITPIATSTKEARRFLAAITDVAGRTIPKNEVIWPLSMPPKLSPAEIQIAHLENDFERHYRESLAEKYGKTLQAISGIHYNVELGTDLIQVLFKVSDYPNIRLFKNDLYLKLARNFLRFRWFLTYLYGAAPIAEEGFLTRKISQPVRSIRNSDLGYVNDKKIHISYASLESYVIDIEKYVAQGDLIAEKECYTPVRFRGQKENRHYLEKGITYLEFRCFDLNPFEVLGISQETMDTVHLFLLALLWLDDIAEPDELLNQAHALNEKITLSHPLTPLPVEADSDLLLRAMQAVIHQFGLSSYYQDLLHHVKNAVANPSLTLSAQLLPYIHNQSLEVFGLEKAKAYHNYAWTAPYALKGYENMELSTQMLLFDAIQKGVQVEILDESDQFLKLQHKDHIEYVKNGNMTSKDNYIVPLAMANKTVTKKILSAAGFPVPAGAELSTLEEGLAYYPLIKNKPIVVKPKSTNFGLGISIFQEPASRNSYQKALEIAFSEDSSILVEEFIAGTEYRFFVLDGKCEAVLLRLAANVVGDGRHTIQELVAFKNTNPLRGRDHRSPLEMIELGEIELLMLAQQGYKADDVLPQGIQVFLRRNSNISTGGDSVDVTETMHTSYKELAAEMAAAMGAWVCGVDLIIPDSTLPASKNEPHCTCIELNFNPSMYMHTYCAEDPGQSITPKILAKLFPEIH, encoded by the coding sequence ATGAACATCAATCACTTATTCGAAAAATTAGCAACAGATGCACCTATTTTACAAGCTACTTTCGGGTTGGAAAGGGAGGGCTTGCGCATCAATCAAAACGGGAAATTAGCACAAACTTCTCATCCAAAAGCATTTGGCAGTCGCAATTTTCACCCAACGATTCAGACAGATTTTAGCGAGCAGCAGTTAGAACTCATCACCCCGATTGCAACTTCTACAAAAGAAGCAAGGCGTTTTCTAGCTGCTATTACTGATGTGGCTGGACGAACCATTCCCAAAAACGAAGTGATTTGGCCACTCTCTATGCCCCCCAAATTGTCACCAGCAGAAATTCAAATCGCTCATTTAGAAAACGATTTTGAGCGTCATTATCGAGAAAGTTTAGCAGAAAAATATGGAAAAACGCTACAAGCCATCTCAGGCATTCACTACAATGTGGAATTAGGAACAGACTTGATTCAAGTCCTTTTCAAGGTCAGTGATTACCCAAATATTCGGCTTTTTAAAAATGACCTCTATCTCAAATTGGCTCGAAACTTTTTACGGTTCCGCTGGTTTCTGACCTATTTATACGGGGCAGCACCAATTGCTGAAGAAGGGTTTTTGACGAGAAAGATTTCTCAGCCTGTACGCTCTATCCGCAACAGTGATTTAGGATATGTAAACGATAAAAAGATTCACATTTCCTATGCTTCACTAGAGTCTTATGTGATCGATATAGAGAAATACGTAGCACAAGGCGATTTAATTGCCGAGAAAGAATGCTACACACCCGTCCGCTTCCGTGGGCAAAAAGAAAATCGGCATTACCTAGAAAAAGGAATTACCTATTTGGAATTCCGCTGTTTTGACCTCAATCCTTTTGAGGTGCTGGGAATCAGTCAGGAGACAATGGACACGGTTCATCTCTTTTTGCTTGCCTTGCTCTGGCTCGATGATATAGCAGAACCTGATGAACTTCTAAATCAAGCCCATGCTCTAAATGAAAAAATAACTCTTAGCCACCCTCTGACTCCTCTGCCCGTTGAAGCTGATAGCGATCTGCTCCTTAGAGCTATGCAAGCTGTCATCCACCAGTTCGGATTAAGCTCCTATTATCAAGACCTGCTTCATCATGTGAAAAATGCAGTTGCTAATCCCAGCCTAACCCTTTCCGCCCAACTATTGCCTTATATTCACAATCAGTCCTTAGAAGTCTTTGGTTTGGAGAAAGCCAAAGCATATCACAACTACGCCTGGACTGCTCCATACGCTCTGAAAGGCTATGAAAATATGGAACTCTCCACTCAAATGCTCCTCTTTGATGCTATTCAAAAAGGAGTGCAAGTAGAAATCTTAGACGAAAGTGACCAGTTTTTAAAGCTTCAACATAAAGATCATATCGAGTATGTCAAAAATGGCAATATGACCTCAAAGGACAACTATATCGTGCCTCTTGCGATGGCAAATAAGACAGTAACTAAGAAAATTTTGTCTGCTGCTGGTTTTCCTGTTCCTGCTGGAGCTGAATTATCCACTCTGGAAGAAGGGCTAGCTTACTATCCCCTTATCAAAAATAAGCCGATTGTTGTCAAACCCAAATCCACCAATTTCGGGTTAGGAATTTCTATTTTTCAGGAACCAGCCAGCAGAAACAGTTACCAAAAAGCATTGGAAATTGCCTTTTCAGAGGACAGCTCTATCCTTGTTGAGGAATTTATCGCAGGAACCGAATACCGTTTCTTTGTCCTCGACGGAAAATGTGAGGCGGTGCTTCTGCGCTTAGCAGCCAATGTTGTAGGAGACGGTCGGCACACCATTCAAGAACTGGTAGCTTTTAAAAATACCAATCCCCTACGAGGGCGCGACCATCGCTCTCCACTGGAAATGATTGAGCTTGGTGAGATTGAGCTACTCATGCTAGCCCAGCAAGGTTATAAAGCAGATGATGTCCTACCGCAAGGAATTCAAGTTTTTCTTCGCCGTAATTCTAATATTTCTACTGGTGGAGACTCAGTAGATGTGACTGAAACCATGCACACCTCCTATAAGGAACTAGCAGCAGAAATGGCAGCTGCTATGGGAGCTTGGGTCTGTGGCGTGGATTTAATTATCCCAGATAGCACACTTCCAGCCAGCAAAAATGAGCCCCACTGCACCTGCATTGAGCTGAATTTCAATCCATCCATGTATATGCACACTTATTGCGCAGAAGATCCCGGTCAAAGCATTACACCTAAAATTTTGGCCAAACTTTTCCCAGAAATCCATTAA
- a CDS encoding adenylosuccinate synthase — protein MTSVVVVGTQWGDEGKGKITDFLSANAEVIARYQGGDNAGHTIVIDGKKYKLHLIPSGIFFPEKISVIGNGMVVNPKSLVKELAYLHGEGVTTDNLRISDRAHVILPYHIELDRLQEEAKGDHKIGTTIKGIGPAYMDKAARVGIRIADLLDKDIFRERLERNLAEKNRLFEKLYDSTAIQFDDIFEEYYAYGQQIKQYVTDTSVILNDALDQGKRVLFEGAQGVMLDIDQGTYPFVTSSNPVAGGVTIGSGVGPSKIDKVVGVCKAYTSRVGDGPFPTELFDEVGNRIREVGHEYGTTTGRPRRVGWFDSVVMRHSRRVSGITNLSLNSIDVLTGLDIVKICVAYDLDGERIDHYPASLEQLKRCKPIYEELPGWSEDITGVRSLEELPENARNYVRRVSELVGVRISTFSVGPGREQTNILESVWSSL, from the coding sequence ATGACATCAGTTGTAGTTGTAGGAACCCAGTGGGGAGATGAAGGAAAAGGAAAGATTACAGATTTCCTTTCAGCTAATGCCGAAGTTATTGCACGTTATCAAGGCGGAGATAATGCCGGTCATACCATTGTAATTGACGGTAAAAAGTATAAATTGCACTTGATTCCATCCGGTATTTTCTTCCCAGAGAAAATCTCTGTTATCGGAAACGGAATGGTAGTCAATCCCAAGTCTCTTGTAAAGGAATTGGCTTATTTGCACGGCGAAGGTGTCACAACAGATAATCTGCGCATTTCAGATCGTGCACATGTGATCCTTCCTTATCATATTGAGTTAGATCGCTTACAGGAAGAAGCCAAAGGTGATCACAAAATCGGGACGACTATTAAGGGAATTGGTCCTGCTTATATGGATAAAGCAGCTCGCGTGGGAATCCGAATTGCGGATTTGTTGGATAAGGATATTTTCAGAGAACGTTTGGAGCGTAATCTTGCCGAGAAGAACCGTCTTTTTGAAAAACTCTACGACAGCACAGCTATCCAATTTGATGATATTTTTGAAGAATACTACGCATACGGTCAGCAGATTAAACAATACGTGACAGATACTTCTGTTATTTTGAACGATGCTCTTGATCAAGGCAAACGTGTCCTTTTTGAAGGGGCACAGGGAGTTATGCTAGATATTGACCAAGGCACCTATCCATTTGTTACCTCTTCCAATCCTGTCGCAGGTGGTGTGACGATTGGTTCTGGTGTGGGTCCAAGCAAGATTGACAAGGTTGTCGGAGTTTGCAAAGCCTATACCAGTCGTGTTGGTGACGGGCCATTCCCGACAGAACTATTTGATGAAGTAGGCAACCGCATTCGTGAAGTCGGGCATGAATATGGAACGACCACAGGGCGTCCTCGTCGTGTTGGTTGGTTTGATTCAGTTGTTATGCGTCACAGTCGCCGTGTGTCTGGGATTACCAACCTTTCTCTCAATTCCATTGATGTTTTGACGGGACTGGATATAGTTAAAATCTGTGTAGCTTATGACCTAGACGGTGAGCGTATTGACCATTACCCGGCTAGTTTAGAGCAACTCAAACGCTGCAAACCAATCTATGAAGAATTACCAGGTTGGTCAGAAGACATTACAGGTGTTCGCAGTTTAGAAGAGTTGCCAGAAAATGCCCGCAACTACGTCCGCCGTGTGAGTGAACTTGTCGGTGTCCGCATTTCCACTTTCTCTGTTGGACCAGGTCGCGAGCAAACCAATATCTTGGAAAGTGTTTGGTCAAGTTTGTAA
- the tadA gene encoding tRNA adenosine(34) deaminase TadA: MEYTREEKEEFMLEALKEAEIALANDEIPIGCVIVKDGEIIGRGHNAREELQRAVMHAEVMAIEKANQYEHSWRLLDTTLFVTIEPCVMCSGAIGLARIPQVIYGAKNPKFGAAGSLYDILTDERLNHRVELETGILEVECAQMMQDFFRKRRQR, translated from the coding sequence ATGGAATATACTCGTGAAGAAAAAGAAGAATTCATGCTAGAAGCCTTGAAAGAAGCAGAAATAGCACTTGCTAACGATGAAATTCCAATAGGCTGTGTTATTGTCAAGGACGGAGAAATTATAGGTCGTGGACATAATGCACGTGAGGAATTGCAGCGAGCGGTCATGCATGCGGAAGTGATGGCAATTGAGAAAGCCAATCAGTATGAGCATAGCTGGCGTCTGCTGGATACGACCCTTTTTGTCACTATTGAACCTTGTGTCATGTGCAGCGGAGCAATTGGGCTAGCACGGATTCCGCAAGTCATCTATGGTGCAAAGAATCCAAAATTCGGCGCAGCAGGCAGTCTTTATGACATTCTAACAGATGAACGTCTTAATCACCGAGTTGAACTGGAAACTGGGATTTTGGAGGTAGAATGTGCTCAGATGATGCAAGATTTTTTTAGAAAGAGGAGACAGAGATGA
- a CDS encoding Rgg/GadR/MutR family transcriptional regulator, which translates to MYYMGEIFKELRTGRNISLKEATGEEFSYSMLSKFENGTSDISASKLLIGLENIRTELEEFVYLVRGFQPTSYTLLKNKLWEAQEQKDIKTLWEMYNNEIDQYQSKKEEKHILNAIVIKGHMFFLDETIQATEVELNFLYDYFFSVEIWGEYELRLFSDIAALFPIDLYFRYTREMLQRVDFLGDLQKNKNYIYTILLNGLFKAIDKKSLNKAAYFDKKIKEKFFDENEAYLRIVYLFADGQHDYILGQRNEGLTKMKNAISTLEIIGCEHSANYYSKNMSEWLKEFE; encoded by the coding sequence ATGTATTACATGGGAGAGATTTTTAAAGAACTACGAACAGGGAGGAACATTTCTCTTAAGGAAGCAACTGGAGAGGAGTTTTCCTATTCTATGCTCAGTAAGTTTGAAAATGGAACGTCAGATATTTCGGCTTCAAAACTGTTAATTGGTTTAGAGAATATTAGAACAGAACTAGAAGAATTTGTTTATTTAGTACGTGGTTTTCAGCCTACTTCATACACTCTACTAAAAAATAAACTATGGGAGGCTCAAGAACAGAAGGATATAAAGACATTATGGGAAATGTACAACAATGAAATAGATCAATACCAATCTAAAAAAGAAGAGAAGCATATCCTAAACGCTATTGTTATCAAAGGTCACATGTTTTTCTTGGATGAAACCATTCAAGCAACAGAGGTCGAGCTGAATTTTTTATATGATTATTTCTTTTCCGTTGAAATCTGGGGAGAATATGAGTTGCGATTGTTTTCAGATATAGCAGCTTTATTTCCTATTGATCTCTATTTTCGGTACACTCGAGAAATGTTACAAAGAGTTGATTTTTTAGGGGATCTACAGAAAAATAAAAATTATATCTACACCATTCTTCTGAATGGACTGTTTAAAGCAATTGACAAAAAAAGTTTAAATAAAGCAGCTTATTTTGATAAAAAAATAAAAGAAAAGTTTTTTGATGAAAATGAAGCCTATTTGCGAATTGTCTATTTGTTCGCAGATGGACAGCATGATTATATTTTAGGACAGAGAAATGAGGGGCTTACAAAAATGAAAAATGCCATATCAACTCTTGAAATCATCGGCTGTGAGCATAGCGCAAATTATTACTCTAAAAATATGTCCGAATGGTTAAAAGAATTTGAATAA
- a CDS encoding glucose-6-phosphate isomerase codes for MTHIQFNYSNVLGKFVAPHEVDYMQTQVSAADELLRKGTGAGSDFRGWLDLPENYDKEEFARILKAAEQIKSDSDVLVVIGIGGSYLGAKAAIDFLNNHFANLQTKEERKAPQILYAGNSISSTYLADLVEYVSDKDFSVNVISKSGTTTEPAIAFRVFKELLIKKYGEAEANKRIYATTDRQKGAVKVEADANGWETFVVPDDIGGRFSVLTAVGLLPIAASGADIKVLMEGANAARKDYTSDKIAENEAYQYAALRNILYRKGYATEILVNYEPSLQYFSEWWKQLAGESEGKDQKGIYPTSANFSTDLHSLGQFIQEGARIMFETVVRVDKPRKNVTIPELAEDLDGLGYLQGKDVDFVNKKATDGVLLAHTDGDVPNMYVTLPEQDAFTLGYTIYFFELAIAISGYLNAINPFDQPGVEAYKKNMFALLGKPGFEELSKELNARL; via the coding sequence ATGACACATATTCAGTTTAATTACTCAAACGTTCTTGGAAAATTTGTTGCACCGCATGAAGTGGACTATATGCAAACACAAGTTTCTGCAGCAGATGAACTATTGCGCAAAGGAACTGGTGCAGGAAGTGACTTCCGTGGTTGGCTTGACCTTCCAGAAAACTATGATAAAGAAGAATTTGCTCGTATTTTGAAAGCAGCAGAACAAATCAAATCAGATAGCGATGTCTTGGTGGTGATTGGGATTGGTGGTTCATACCTTGGAGCAAAGGCCGCAATTGACTTCTTGAACAATCATTTTGCGAACTTGCAAACCAAAGAAGAACGCAAAGCTCCACAAATCCTTTATGCTGGAAACTCTATCTCATCTACTTATCTTGCAGACTTGGTAGAATACGTTTCAGATAAAGATTTCTCAGTCAATGTGATTTCTAAATCAGGGACAACGACAGAACCTGCCATTGCTTTCCGCGTCTTCAAAGAGCTTTTGATTAAGAAATATGGTGAAGCTGAGGCTAACAAACGTATCTATGCGACAACTGACCGCCAAAAAGGTGCAGTTAAGGTGGAAGCAGATGCCAATGGTTGGGAAACATTTGTGGTGCCAGATGACATCGGCGGACGTTTCTCTGTATTGACAGCAGTAGGACTTCTTCCAATTGCGGCGTCAGGTGCTGACATCAAAGTCCTTATGGAAGGTGCCAATGCTGCTCGTAAGGACTACACTTCAGACAAGATTGCAGAAAACGAAGCTTATCAGTACGCAGCTCTTCGTAACATCCTTTATCGTAAAGGCTATGCGACTGAAATTTTGGTTAACTATGAACCTTCTCTGCAATACTTCTCAGAATGGTGGAAACAATTAGCTGGTGAGTCAGAAGGGAAAGACCAAAAAGGTATTTATCCAACATCTGCCAACTTCTCGACAGATCTTCACTCTCTTGGACAATTTATCCAAGAAGGTGCGCGTATTATGTTTGAAACAGTTGTCCGTGTGGACAAACCACGCAAAAACGTAACGATTCCTGAATTGGCAGAAGACTTGGACGGACTTGGCTATCTTCAAGGAAAAGATGTTGACTTTGTTAACAAGAAAGCGACAGACGGTGTACTTCTGGCTCATACTGACGGTGATGTGCCAAATATGTATGTAACACTTCCTGAGCAAGATGCCTTTACTCTTGGCTACACTATTTATTTCTTTGAGCTGGCTATCGCTATTTCTGGCTACTTGAATGCTATTAACCCATTTGACCAACCAGGTGTAGAAGCTTACAAGAAAAATATGTTTGCTCTTCTTGGAAAACCAGGATTTGAAGAATTGAGCAAAGAATTAAACGCTCGTTTGTAA
- the glpK gene encoding glycerol kinase GlpK, giving the protein MSQETYIMAIDQGTTSSRAIIFNKKGEKVATSQKEFTQIFPQAGWVEHNANEIWNSVQSVIANAFIESGIKPTEIEAIGITNQRETTVVWDKEMGLPIYNAIVWQSRQTAPLAEKLKQDGYVDFFHQKTGLIIDAYFSATKVRWILDQVEGAQERAERGELLFGTIDTWLVWKLTDGAAHVTDYSNAARTMLYNIKELQWDDEILSLLNIPKAMLPEVRSNSEIYGKTAPYHFYGGEVPIAGMAGDQQAALFGQLAFEPGMVKNTYGTGSFIIMNTGQECNLSKNNLLTTIGYGINGKVTYALEGSIFIAGSAIQWLRDGLRMIASSPESEQYAKKSTNENEVYVVPAFTGLGAPYWDPEARGSIFGLTRGTSKEDFIKATLQSIAYQVRDIIDTMQMDTGTAIQVLKVDGGAAMNDFLMQFQADILGIELARAANLETTALGAAFLAGLAVGYWKDMEELKTLNAVGETFQPTMLEAERQKLYKGWKAAVAATQFFAKESSK; this is encoded by the coding sequence ATGTCACAAGAAACCTATATCATGGCGATTGACCAAGGGACAACCAGCTCACGGGCGATTATTTTCAATAAAAAGGGTGAGAAGGTTGCCACGAGTCAAAAAGAGTTTACTCAGATTTTTCCACAGGCGGGCTGGGTTGAGCACAATGCAAATGAGATTTGGAATTCTGTGCAGTCGGTCATTGCAAATGCTTTTATTGAAAGTGGCATCAAGCCCACAGAGATTGAAGCAATCGGCATTACCAATCAACGGGAGACAACGGTTGTGTGGGATAAAGAAATGGGCTTGCCCATTTACAATGCCATTGTCTGGCAGTCTCGGCAAACAGCTCCTTTAGCAGAAAAGCTCAAGCAAGATGGGTATGTAGATTTCTTTCATCAAAAAACAGGTTTGATCATAGATGCTTATTTCTCTGCGACCAAGGTACGCTGGATTTTAGATCAGGTAGAGGGAGCGCAGGAACGTGCAGAGCGAGGAGAATTGCTCTTTGGTACGATTGATACCTGGTTAGTCTGGAAATTAACGGATGGTGCAGCTCATGTGACTGATTATTCAAATGCAGCGCGGACGATGCTATACAATATCAAAGAGCTCCAATGGGATGATGAGATTTTGTCCTTACTCAACATTCCTAAAGCGATGTTGCCAGAAGTTCGCTCGAATTCAGAAATTTACGGTAAAACAGCACCTTATCATTTTTATGGTGGAGAGGTACCAATTGCAGGAATGGCGGGCGATCAGCAGGCAGCTCTCTTTGGGCAATTAGCATTTGAGCCGGGAATGGTGAAGAATACTTATGGGACAGGCTCTTTCATCATTATGAATACTGGTCAGGAGTGCAATTTATCCAAAAATAATCTTTTGACGACCATTGGTTATGGGATAAATGGCAAAGTGACTTATGCTTTGGAAGGTTCGATTTTTATTGCGGGTAGTGCCATTCAGTGGCTTCGTGACGGTCTTCGTATGATTGCTAGCTCACCTGAGTCTGAGCAATATGCAAAAAAATCCACCAATGAAAATGAAGTATATGTTGTTCCAGCTTTTACAGGGCTTGGAGCGCCTTATTGGGATCCAGAAGCAAGAGGCTCCATTTTTGGCTTGACGCGTGGAACAAGTAAAGAAGATTTCATCAAGGCAACTCTGCAATCCATTGCTTATCAAGTGCGCGATATCATTGACACCATGCAAATGGACACAGGTACAGCTATCCAAGTCCTGAAGGTAGATGGAGGTGCTGCCATGAATGATTTCCTCATGCAGTTCCAAGCAGATATTCTGGGAATTGAGTTAGCGCGTGCGGCAAATTTGGAAACGACAGCTCTTGGAGCAGCTTTTCTGGCAGGTCTTGCGGTCGGCTATTGGAAAGACATGGAAGAACTTAAAACATTAAATGCGGTCGGAGAAACATTCCAACCAACGATGCTAGAAGCAGAGCGCCAAAAATTGTACAAGGGCTGGAAAGCAGCAGTTGCAGCTACGCAATTTTTTGCAAAAGAATCTAGCAAATAG
- the rnpA gene encoding ribonuclease P protein component has protein sequence MKKSYRVKSEKDFNAIFKSGQSFANRKFVIYTLEKKQKHFRVGISVSKKLGNAVMRNKIKRRIRHVLIAHQAELATLDFVVIARKGVEFLTYQELEQNLLHVLKIAKIYQEGLSYEKEK, from the coding sequence TTGAAGAAAAGCTATCGCGTCAAGAGCGAGAAAGATTTTAATGCGATTTTCAAAAGTGGGCAAAGTTTTGCCAACAGAAAATTCGTCATTTATACATTAGAAAAGAAGCAAAAACACTTTCGAGTAGGAATATCTGTCAGTAAAAAACTGGGAAATGCAGTAATGCGCAACAAGATTAAGCGCCGTATTCGACACGTTTTGATAGCTCATCAAGCAGAGCTAGCGACGCTTGATTTTGTTGTCATTGCACGAAAAGGTGTAGAATTTCTGACCTATCAAGAATTGGAACAAAATTTACTTCATGTACTAAAAATAGCAAAAATTTATCAGGAAGGTTTGAGTTATGAAAAAGAAAAGTAA
- a CDS encoding YidC/Oxa1 family membrane protein insertase, producing the protein MKKKSKLAVLLVLALLMLTACGTSEVTASSPDLWERFVYFFAVTIRFLSFNGSTGIGIILFTLIIRTVLLPVFQLQINASRKMQEAQPLVKELQAKYPGRDMESRNRLAQETQKLYKELGVKPSASFWPLLIQMPVLIALYHALTRVEFLKVGHFLWLNLGATDPYYILPVLAAVFTFLSTWLSNKGMAERNGLMTGMMFVMPLFVFFFAMSVASGVALYWSTSYAYQVFQTLLLSNPYKIIAEREAKATAEREREEKKKRAYRKAQKKKK; encoded by the coding sequence ATGAAAAAGAAAAGTAAGTTGGCGGTGCTTTTAGTTCTGGCTTTGCTTATGCTAACAGCATGTGGAACGAGTGAGGTCACAGCGAGTTCGCCAGATTTATGGGAAAGATTTGTGTATTTCTTCGCCGTAACAATTCGGTTTCTCTCCTTTAATGGAAGTACAGGGATTGGGATTATCCTCTTCACTTTAATTATTCGAACGGTTCTTCTGCCAGTTTTCCAATTGCAGATCAATGCTTCTCGGAAAATGCAGGAAGCCCAGCCGTTAGTGAAAGAATTGCAGGCAAAGTATCCAGGGCGTGATATGGAAAGCCGTAATCGTCTGGCTCAAGAAACACAAAAGCTGTATAAGGAATTAGGAGTAAAACCGTCGGCATCATTTTGGCCCTTGCTCATTCAAATGCCTGTGTTGATTGCCTTGTATCATGCTTTGACGCGTGTAGAATTTCTCAAAGTAGGGCATTTTCTCTGGCTGAATCTGGGTGCGACAGATCCCTATTATATTTTGCCAGTTTTAGCAGCTGTTTTCACCTTTTTGAGTACTTGGTTGAGCAATAAAGGAATGGCGGAACGCAATGGCTTGATGACAGGAATGATGTTTGTCATGCCGCTGTTTGTCTTCTTCTTTGCCATGAGTGTAGCGAGTGGGGTTGCTTTATATTGGAGCACATCGTACGCGTATCAAGTGTTCCAAACGCTTTTACTGAGCAATCCATATAAAATCATTGCAGAGAGAGAAGCGAAAGCGACTGCTGAGCGGGAACGTGAAGAAAAGAAAAAACGTGCTTATCGTAAAGCACAAAAAAA